In a single window of the Nocardioides sp. L-11A genome:
- the ssb gene encoding single-stranded DNA-binding protein gives MLPTITIDGRLVADPELRFTPAGKAVASLRVAANDSRRLDDGTYENLEQIFVNVSLWEQAAEAAVETFKKADRILVTGRIYQREYDTRDGGKGTALEIKYPTVAKVPATPAQGTSRPAQQSTPAGAPPAAPPAGQGSWGNDDPPF, from the coding sequence TTGCTGCCCACCATCACCATCGACGGCCGGCTCGTCGCCGACCCCGAGCTCCGCTTCACCCCCGCCGGGAAGGCCGTCGCCAGCCTCCGCGTCGCCGCCAACGACTCCCGCCGCCTCGACGACGGCACCTACGAGAACCTCGAGCAGATCTTCGTCAACGTCTCCTTGTGGGAACAGGCCGCCGAGGCAGCCGTCGAGACCTTCAAGAAGGCCGACCGCATCCTCGTCACCGGTCGCATCTACCAGCGCGAGTACGACACCCGCGACGGCGGCAAGGGCACTGCCCTCGAGATCAAGTACCCCACCGTCGCCAAGGTCCCCGCCACCCCCGCCCAGGGCACGTCGCGGCCCGCCCAGCAGTCCACGCCCGCCGGCGCCCCACCCGCCGCACCACCGGCCGGCCAGGGCTCTTGGGGCAACGACGATCCCCCGTTCTGA
- a CDS encoding RusA family crossover junction endodeoxyribonuclease has protein sequence MTSLTINAVGTPAPAGSKRAFVVNGRARMVESSNKVRPWWQAVAGATQEALPDDWTPIAGPVRVEIVFFLARPRYHYGTGKNANRLKPTAPTYADKKPDTDKLERTVLDALKAAGVYLDDCQVVDLRGVKRYADASTGARIFVTPLRDELTSTAAGVAKVAEGALF, from the coding sequence ATGACCAGCCTCACCATCAACGCCGTCGGCACCCCCGCCCCCGCCGGATCCAAGCGCGCCTTCGTCGTCAACGGCCGCGCCCGCATGGTCGAGTCCAGCAACAAGGTCCGACCCTGGTGGCAAGCCGTCGCCGGCGCCACCCAGGAAGCCCTACCCGACGACTGGACCCCAATCGCCGGGCCCGTCCGCGTAGAGATCGTCTTCTTCCTTGCCCGCCCGCGATACCACTACGGCACCGGGAAGAACGCCAACCGGCTCAAGCCCACCGCGCCGACGTACGCCGACAAGAAGCCCGACACCGACAAGCTCGAGCGGACCGTCCTCGACGCCCTCAAAGCCGCCGGCGTCTACCTCGACGACTGTCAGGTCGTCGATCTCCGCGGCGTGAAGCGATACGCCGACGCCAGCACGGGAGCCCGCATCTTCGTCACCCCGCTCCGTGATGAGCTCACTTCGACGGCCGCAGGAGTCGCGAAGGTCGCCGAGGGAGCCCTGTTCTGA
- a CDS encoding ASCH domain-containing protein, with protein MKALTVQQPWAWAIVHGGKTVENRTQAWKYRGPLAIHAGFRLSERGCELLPDLLGATQGADDLLWEYMRAELVYGAIIGTVQLVDAHLAQPDCCDSPWAEQSYDEHGGRTRRDIVHLVLDDAQPIDPIPCRGRLGLWAPPTEVLVQLEMSGALR; from the coding sequence ATGAAGGCCCTCACCGTTCAGCAGCCCTGGGCATGGGCGATCGTCCACGGCGGCAAGACCGTCGAGAACCGCACCCAGGCGTGGAAGTACCGCGGCCCGCTCGCGATCCACGCCGGCTTCCGGCTCAGCGAGCGCGGCTGCGAGCTGCTGCCCGACCTGCTCGGCGCGACGCAGGGAGCAGACGACCTGCTGTGGGAGTACATGCGGGCCGAGCTGGTCTACGGCGCGATCATCGGCACCGTCCAGCTCGTCGACGCCCACCTCGCTCAGCCCGACTGCTGCGACTCCCCGTGGGCCGAGCAGTCCTACGACGAGCACGGCGGCCGCACCCGACGCGACATCGTCCACCTGGTCCTCGATGACGCCCAGCCGATCGACCCGATCCCCTGCAGGGGCCGCCTCGGCCTCTGGGCCCCGCCCACCGAGGTCCTGGTGCAGCTCGAGATGAGCGGAGCCCTGCGATGA
- a CDS encoding DnaB-like helicase N-terminal domain-containing protein, with protein sequence MSADGPPTRHHLQPVPPDEPPYDPHHDAPAGPAPVANADAERAVLGALLTSPALVDQVRDELDAGDFYWPHHGTIWTAIHDIAAHGRTVDLVLVSDHLMRTGDLARIGGAPYLQTLMQACDIPAQAPYYAEIVRDTARLRSVGDLGRKFIQLARAGDPTNVTRHVEQAYEDLEQVVTRWGPTTTHTDTGFVDLTWLDGGTPPIVEPPTICRRADGAALFYAGKVNGIFGDPECGKTWLAQAAIVETLLAGGTAAMVDVDHNGPNHTAARLLLLGADLAERQDLLAVLADPTRFRYYQPDDGDQLRAAINDLVHRAPDVVLIDSIGEAIPMYGANTNDGDEITNAMRFICTRPADAGSCVITIDHLPKSTEARATGYAIGSIAKKRMIRGSYLRAEARNQPAPGQIGRITLRIEKDTAGELRKTSGGGYAGTLTLDSTRSETHAATSWSIAREEAPKNDDGTFRPTKLMEAISRYVEDNDQCTQRDVQSDVPGKDKYVTQALKLLIHEGFITTIPGPRGSRLHHSIALYREAEDDHA encoded by the coding sequence GTGAGCGCCGACGGACCACCAACCCGTCACCACCTGCAGCCCGTCCCACCCGACGAGCCGCCCTACGACCCCCACCACGACGCGCCCGCCGGCCCCGCCCCCGTCGCCAACGCCGACGCCGAGCGTGCAGTCCTCGGCGCCCTCCTCACCTCCCCCGCCCTCGTCGACCAGGTCCGCGACGAGCTCGACGCCGGCGACTTCTACTGGCCCCACCACGGCACCATCTGGACCGCGATCCACGACATCGCCGCCCACGGCCGCACCGTCGACCTCGTCCTCGTCTCCGACCACCTCATGCGCACCGGAGACCTCGCCCGCATCGGCGGCGCCCCCTACCTCCAGACCCTCATGCAGGCCTGCGACATCCCCGCCCAGGCCCCCTACTACGCCGAGATCGTCCGCGACACCGCCCGACTCCGCAGCGTCGGCGACCTCGGCCGCAAATTCATCCAGCTCGCACGCGCCGGCGACCCCACCAACGTCACCCGCCACGTCGAGCAGGCCTACGAAGACCTCGAGCAGGTCGTCACCCGCTGGGGACCCACCACCACCCACACCGACACCGGGTTCGTCGACCTCACCTGGCTCGACGGCGGCACCCCGCCCATCGTCGAACCACCCACCATCTGCCGCCGCGCCGACGGCGCCGCCCTGTTCTACGCCGGCAAGGTCAACGGGATCTTCGGCGACCCCGAGTGCGGCAAGACCTGGCTCGCCCAGGCCGCGATCGTCGAGACCCTCCTCGCCGGCGGCACCGCAGCCATGGTCGACGTCGACCACAACGGCCCCAACCACACCGCCGCCCGGCTACTCCTCCTCGGCGCCGACCTCGCCGAACGCCAGGACCTCCTCGCCGTCCTCGCCGACCCCACCCGGTTCCGCTACTACCAGCCCGACGACGGCGACCAACTCCGCGCCGCCATCAACGACCTCGTCCACCGAGCCCCCGACGTCGTGCTCATCGACTCCATCGGCGAAGCGATCCCCATGTACGGCGCCAACACCAACGACGGCGACGAGATCACCAACGCCATGCGGTTCATCTGCACCCGACCAGCCGACGCCGGCTCCTGCGTCATCACCATCGACCACCTCCCCAAGTCCACCGAAGCCCGCGCCACCGGCTACGCCATCGGCTCCATCGCGAAGAAGCGCATGATCCGCGGCTCCTACCTCCGCGCCGAAGCCCGCAACCAGCCCGCCCCCGGCCAGATCGGCCGCATCACGCTCCGCATCGAGAAGGACACCGCCGGCGAACTCCGCAAGACCTCCGGCGGCGGCTACGCCGGCACCCTCACCCTCGACTCCACCCGCTCCGAAACCCACGCCGCCACCAGCTGGTCCATCGCCCGCGAGGAAGCCCCCAAGAACGACGACGGCACCTTCCGGCCCACCAAGCTCATGGAGGCCATCTCCCGCTACGTCGAAGACAACGACCAGTGCACCCAGCGCGACGTCCAGTCCGACGTCCCCGGCAAGGACAAGTACGTCACCCAGGCCCTCAAGCTCCTCATCCACGAAGGCTTCATCACCACCATCCCCGGACCCCGCGGGTCCCGACTCCACCACTCCATCGCCCTGTACCGAGAGGCCGAAGATGACCACGCCTGA
- a CDS encoding DNA cytosine methyltransferase, with protein MGRRRPLPPRVACHRPSRRRRRFRHDEYTCVDLFSGFGGLTLGVIAAGFTAITAANHNEYKVRVHEANHPEVDHWIADLVNRESSDYHDVRQLPAADLLVAGVSCKNHSQSNSKRAYATGGTLFDVVDEEYEAAVTRSERDRATANCVLHYAAEHHPLMILVECTTELTAWGNALPNRPKIGDGTTYRWWKREIQKLGYNCRELYLNSRFFGVDQSRDRFYFVAWDKRIPSPDLEHRPETWCWSCETVVEARWTWRTGVPASGRVEYGKQYDYRCPRCRNQIVPPSGYALRSLDLSDLGTRIGEMKLKTIKDKKTGEVYQAPLARATLARAERCRQRFGEFPAVLMPAKAERGSERHPWQPMSTQTSQQETAVLSTGALIAAAGNTYEHPGSTCRTRDLSEPIPTQTGTNTQALLTPPVAIAVDNYQGAPRGADEALPTQGGSETMAVVSARVMPNRTNATSRGLGESMETVVGGAGSGGLSVLSSGVVPFRKNTVPTTHDEPMPTFTAEQIPGLVTAAGRIQNNGPIDEAKYRAHPVDHPLGTVVGSAVQQGVLFSGWYKQNGSGGTETAAHPITDPLGTLTSRDTTGLLNAEWTAALADLKLEDCYFRMMREHEIGRACGFDVDFGEHRGTFKVWGSARNQVDGFGNAVSPQVGEWIGTRLRAVLHGQAVA; from the coding sequence ATGGGACGCCGTCGTCCACTTCCCCCTCGCGTCGCCTGCCACCGCCCCTCGCGTCGCCGGCGCCGCTTCCGCCACGACGAGTACACCTGCGTCGACCTGTTCTCCGGCTTCGGCGGCCTCACCCTCGGCGTCATCGCCGCCGGCTTCACCGCCATCACCGCGGCGAACCACAACGAGTACAAGGTCAGGGTCCACGAGGCCAACCACCCGGAGGTCGACCACTGGATCGCTGACCTCGTCAACCGAGAGTCCTCCGACTACCACGACGTTCGCCAACTCCCCGCCGCCGACCTCCTCGTCGCAGGCGTCTCCTGCAAGAACCACAGCCAGTCCAACAGCAAGAGGGCGTACGCCACGGGCGGCACGCTCTTCGACGTCGTCGACGAGGAGTACGAGGCCGCCGTCACCCGCTCCGAGCGAGACCGCGCGACCGCGAACTGCGTGCTCCACTACGCCGCCGAGCATCACCCGCTGATGATCCTCGTCGAGTGCACCACCGAGCTCACCGCATGGGGCAACGCACTGCCGAACAGGCCGAAGATCGGTGACGGCACGACGTACCGCTGGTGGAAGCGCGAGATCCAGAAGCTCGGCTACAACTGCCGGGAGCTCTACCTCAACAGCCGGTTCTTCGGCGTCGACCAGAGCCGTGACCGCTTCTACTTCGTGGCCTGGGACAAGCGGATCCCGAGCCCGGACCTCGAGCACCGTCCCGAGACCTGGTGCTGGAGTTGCGAGACCGTCGTCGAGGCCCGCTGGACGTGGCGCACAGGTGTGCCCGCGTCAGGCCGCGTCGAGTACGGCAAGCAGTACGACTACCGGTGCCCGCGCTGCCGCAACCAGATCGTTCCGCCGAGCGGGTATGCGCTGCGCTCCCTGGACCTGAGCGACCTCGGCACCCGCATCGGGGAGATGAAGCTCAAGACGATCAAGGACAAGAAGACCGGCGAGGTCTACCAGGCGCCGCTGGCCCGCGCGACCCTCGCCCGGGCCGAGCGGTGCCGCCAGCGGTTCGGAGAGTTCCCCGCGGTCCTGATGCCGGCCAAGGCCGAGCGCGGGTCCGAGCGTCACCCGTGGCAGCCGATGTCGACGCAGACGTCCCAGCAGGAGACCGCCGTCCTGTCGACCGGCGCCCTCATCGCCGCGGCGGGGAACACCTACGAGCACCCCGGGTCGACGTGCCGGACCCGGGACCTGTCCGAGCCGATCCCCACCCAGACCGGCACCAACACCCAGGCGCTGCTCACGCCGCCGGTAGCGATCGCAGTGGACAACTACCAGGGCGCGCCCCGCGGCGCTGACGAGGCGCTGCCCACCCAGGGCGGCTCGGAGACCATGGCCGTCGTCTCGGCCCGCGTCATGCCGAACCGGACCAACGCCACCTCCCGCGGCCTGGGCGAGTCGATGGAGACCGTCGTCGGCGGCGCTGGCTCGGGTGGTCTCAGCGTTCTCTCCTCGGGCGTGGTCCCGTTCCGGAAGAACACGGTCCCCACCACCCACGACGAGCCGATGCCAACCTTCACGGCCGAGCAGATCCCCGGCCTGGTCACCGCAGCCGGCCGCATTCAGAACAACGGCCCGATCGACGAGGCGAAGTACCGCGCGCACCCAGTCGACCATCCCCTCGGCACCGTCGTCGGGTCAGCCGTCCAGCAAGGCGTCCTGTTCTCCGGCTGGTACAAGCAGAACGGTTCCGGTGGCACCGAGACCGCTGCCCACCCCATCACCGACCCTCTCGGCACGTTGACGTCCCGGGACACCACCGGCCTCCTGAATGCCGAGTGGACCGCCGCCTTGGCCGACCTCAAGCTCGAGGACTGCTACTTCCGCATGATGCGCGAGCACGAGATCGGCCGCGCCTGCGGATTCGACGTCGACTTCGGCGAGCACCGCGGCACGTTCAAGGTCTGGGGCTCGGCCCGCAACCAGGTCGACGGCTTCGGCAACGCTGTCAGTCCGCAGGTCGGCGAGTGGATCGGCACCCGCCTCCGCGCCGTACTGCACGGCCAGGCGGTGGCGTGA